In the Colwellia sp. 20A7 genome, one interval contains:
- the dprA gene encoding DNA-processing protein DprA produces the protein MQKSKIHYWLALKLVPRLAIHKKLTLVESYGLTALFSSSVKNNPSLTSANNLTAKQLASFYQPDWQKIDDIISSSDRCRSEIIVFDDPVYPQLLKQIYDPPLVLFVQGNTKLLNQTQLAIVGSRSASINGRETAFEIAQQLVKNGLVVTSGLALGIDAAAHKGALTTCASTIAVVATGLDKIYPARHRDLVATILEKEGAIISEFLPGTSPKPGHFPKRNRIISGLSVGVLVVEAALQSGSLITARCALEQNRDVFSIPSGINNPQAKGCHWLIKQGAKLVEESADIMDELAFIDNFDSQLKPQHKPQLFINKEIDEKRSNKDLFVDELLASVGFEITPVDKVVSRSKLPVEEVLTRLTILELNGLVAAVPGGYLRLHK, from the coding sequence GTGCAAAAAAGCAAAATTCATTATTGGCTAGCTTTAAAGCTGGTACCACGATTAGCTATTCATAAAAAATTAACGCTAGTTGAGTCTTATGGTTTAACCGCGCTTTTTTCATCTTCAGTAAAAAACAATCCTAGTTTAACATCAGCAAATAATTTAACAGCAAAACAGCTCGCTTCATTTTACCAACCAGATTGGCAAAAAATTGACGATATTATTAGCAGTAGCGATCGTTGTCGTAGCGAAATAATTGTATTTGATGATCCGGTTTATCCGCAGTTGCTTAAACAGATTTACGATCCACCTTTAGTGCTTTTTGTACAAGGTAATACAAAACTATTAAATCAAACTCAATTGGCTATTGTTGGCAGCCGTTCAGCCAGTATTAATGGTCGAGAGACGGCTTTTGAAATAGCACAACAATTGGTTAAAAATGGGTTAGTTGTTACAAGCGGTTTAGCTTTAGGTATTGATGCTGCCGCGCATAAAGGAGCGTTAACGACTTGTGCAAGTACTATTGCCGTTGTTGCTACTGGGCTTGATAAAATTTATCCAGCAAGGCATCGAGATCTAGTGGCTACGATTCTTGAAAAAGAAGGGGCCATCATTAGTGAGTTTTTACCTGGAACTTCACCTAAACCAGGGCACTTTCCTAAGCGAAATCGTATTATTAGCGGGTTAAGTGTGGGCGTTTTAGTCGTAGAGGCTGCTTTGCAAAGTGGTTCACTTATAACAGCACGTTGTGCTTTAGAACAAAATCGTGATGTTTTTTCAATACCTAGCGGTATTAACAACCCTCAAGCAAAAGGCTGTCACTGGTTAATTAAACAAGGAGCTAAACTTGTAGAGGAATCTGCCGATATAATGGATGAGTTAGCATTTATCGATAATTTTGATTCACAATTGAAGCCACAACATAAACCTCAATTATTTATAAATAAAGAAATTGATGAAAAAAGGTCAAATAAGGACTTGTTTGTTGATGAATTGTTGGCTAGTGTGGGATTTGAAATTACGCCTGTAGATAAAGTGGTTTCAAGAAGTAAGCTACCTGTTGAAGAAGTGCTAACGCGGTTAACAATATTAGAGTTGAATGGTCTGGTAGCTGCAGTACCCGGAGGCTACCTTAGATTACATAAATAA